A genomic segment from Actinomyces lilanjuaniae encodes:
- a CDS encoding helix-turn-helix transcriptional regulator yields the protein MHNSSLTSLPRPALNDLSARADLSAARRRVLEIVEASAEPMTAVQIADALNLHHNTVREHLDALAAAGFIAVSTRPTGKRGRPALRYSSTAPDPRQVVESYVHLLDSIAQTLDSREDARAMALEIGRLWAEHTPVVLETATAAGNTVKERMTALLPHLAMMGFAPEVNGDDIVLRSCPLVTQGHTPHSLLCTMHEGFLRAVADLDDEPSDRDPNTVPERIRVIPFAGDGCHLRANVLAAKNAEA from the coding sequence ATGCACAACAGCAGTCTGACATCGCTGCCCCGCCCGGCACTCAACGACCTGTCCGCGCGCGCCGACCTGTCCGCCGCGCGTCGGCGCGTTCTTGAGATCGTCGAGGCCTCTGCCGAGCCCATGACCGCGGTCCAGATCGCGGACGCCCTCAACCTCCACCACAACACGGTCCGCGAGCATCTCGACGCGCTCGCTGCCGCCGGCTTCATCGCCGTGTCCACACGCCCCACGGGCAAGCGGGGACGGCCCGCCCTGCGCTACTCCTCCACAGCCCCGGACCCGCGTCAGGTTGTCGAGTCCTACGTGCACCTCCTGGACTCCATCGCCCAGACTCTCGACAGCCGGGAGGACGCCCGCGCCATGGCACTGGAGATCGGCAGGCTCTGGGCCGAGCACACTCCTGTGGTCCTGGAGACGGCCACCGCAGCAGGCAACACCGTCAAGGAGCGCATGACCGCGCTCCTGCCTCACCTGGCCATGATGGGCTTCGCCCCGGAGGTCAACGGTGACGACATCGTGCTGCGCTCCTGTCCGCTGGTGACCCAGGGCCACACGCCTCACTCTCTCCTGTGCACCATGCATGAGGGCTTCCTTCGCGCCGTGGCCGACCTGGACGACGAGCCCTCCGACAGGGACCCCAACACCGTGCCGGAGCGGATCCGCGTCATCCCCTTCGCCGGGGACGGCTGCCACCTGCGGGCCAACGTGCTCGCGGCCAAGAACGCTGAGGCCTGA
- the rsgA gene encoding ribosome small subunit-dependent GTPase A codes for MARRDTGTDDPRVRVRPGRGSRPRTKQRPAHADAHLGMVTRIDRGHYRIRLEERGLTLDGSGDVTAMKARELGRGKVVVGDRVAVVGDVSGRAGSLARMVRVEERRTLLRRSTEDGEAAGSERPVVANADLLVVVVSVARPQPRPRMIDRYLVAAYEADMEPLLVLTKTDLADPSPLLDTYHPLGLTTLTTHLYPDGGVGAVRQALAGRVSVLAGHSGVGKSTLVNALVPGAGRATGDVNEVTGRGRHTSTSLQALELPGGGWVIDTPGVRSFGVSHVEADDLLRAFPDLAAAAQQCPRGCTHLEGARDCALDTWASQEPTASALPPACDEVPKPATAVQRRFRVGSFRRLLVPSLQAQDPTRS; via the coding sequence ATGGCGCGCAGGGACACCGGTACTGACGACCCTCGGGTGCGTGTGCGCCCGGGCAGGGGCTCGCGCCCACGCACCAAGCAGCGCCCCGCGCACGCCGACGCCCACCTGGGCATGGTCACCCGCATCGACCGGGGGCACTACCGCATCCGCCTGGAAGAGCGCGGTCTGACCCTGGACGGCAGCGGAGACGTGACGGCGATGAAGGCTCGCGAGCTGGGGCGGGGCAAGGTGGTGGTCGGCGACCGTGTGGCCGTGGTCGGTGACGTGTCCGGGCGGGCGGGCAGCCTGGCTCGCATGGTCCGGGTGGAGGAGCGCCGCACCCTTCTGCGTCGCAGCACCGAGGACGGGGAGGCCGCGGGCAGCGAGCGTCCCGTGGTAGCCAACGCCGACCTGCTGGTGGTCGTTGTCTCCGTGGCTCGCCCGCAGCCGCGTCCTCGCATGATCGACCGCTACCTCGTGGCCGCCTACGAGGCCGACATGGAGCCGCTCCTGGTCCTGACCAAGACAGACCTGGCAGACCCCAGCCCCTTGCTGGACACCTACCACCCACTTGGGCTCACCACGCTGACCACGCACCTGTACCCCGACGGGGGCGTGGGGGCGGTGCGCCAGGCCCTGGCCGGGCGGGTCTCGGTCCTGGCCGGGCACTCAGGGGTCGGCAAGTCCACCCTGGTCAACGCCCTGGTGCCTGGCGCGGGCCGGGCCACCGGAGACGTCAACGAGGTGACCGGGCGGGGACGCCACACCTCTACAAGCCTGCAGGCCCTGGAGCTGCCGGGAGGCGGGTGGGTCATCGACACCCCGGGGGTGCGGTCCTTCGGGGTCTCGCACGTCGAGGCCGACGACCTGCTTCGCGCCTTCCCCGATCTGGCAGCAGCAGCACAGCAGTGCCCGCGCGGCTGCACGCACCTGGAAGGCGCCCGGGACTGCGCCCTGGACACCTGGGCGTCCCAGGAGCCGACCGCGTCGGCGCTACCCCCGGCCTGCGACGAGGTACCCAAGCCAGCGACAGCGGTGCAGCGCCGCTTCCGCGTGGGCTCCTTCCGTCGTCTGCTGGTGCCCTCCCTCCAGGCGCAGGACCCGACGAGGTCCTAG